The Nostoc sp. 'Peltigera membranacea cyanobiont' N6 genome contains the following window.
TCGCTATCAACGGCGAGAGGGAACTGAATTGATGGAGATTTTTACGGAAATAGCAGATAAACCGACTCGGAAAGTTGCCGATTCAAAGCTTTTTGTTGGTCGTCATGATTACAATCTCCAAAAGAGATTGCCTTACTCATCTGTGCGGATTGATGTTTTGGCTGGTACTCCACCCAAGTTTACCATCAGACCGTTGGTTACAGAACGAGTTGGGGATGAGTGGTGTAACCGCGAACTTGAACCTTTTGTGATTTAACAAAAAACCTCCTGATCTAGCCTTGCACAATTATCTAAATGTGAGTTCGATGAACCTCTCCCTCCCAGATTCCCTCTCCGAAACGGAAAGGAAGGAGTAGAAAAAATTAGGCTTTTTGCTCCCCTCTCCGATGCGGAGAGGGGCTGGGGGAGAGGTCAAAAAAGATTTGTCGAACTCACGTTATCTTAAGTCGTGGTTTTTGCAAGCGTTTATATCTTAATCTGGAATAGAGTTTTGATAATTTCAGATTATGGCAGGACATAGTAAATGGGCAAATATTAAGCGCCAAAAAGCCGTAGTAGATGCAAAAAAGGGTAAAACCTTCACTCAGTTATCGTGGGCGATTATCGTAGCGGCTAGAAGTGGCGTACCAGATCCGGCGCTAAATTTTCAACTTCGCACGGCAATTGACAAGGCAAAGGCAGCGAGTATCCCCAATGATAATATTGAACGAGCGATCGCTAAAGGTGCAGGCACTTTTGGGGGGGATAACGCTATCTTTGAATCGATTCGCTACGAAGGTTACGGCCCTAGTGGTGTAGCGATTTTAATTGAAGCCCTCACAGATAATCGCAATCGCACTGCTGCTGACTTACGTGTAGCTTTTAGTAAAAATGGTGGCAATCTTGGTGAAACAGGTTGCGTTAGCTGGATGTTCGATCAAAAAGGCGTTTGTCTAGTACAGGGTGCGATCGACGAAGAACGGCTTTTAGAAGCATCCCTTGAAGGCAATGCCGAGTCTTATGAGATGACTGAAGATAATATGGCTGAGGTTTTTACTGATATTGGCAATTTAGAAACCCTAAGTCAGACACTCAAAAATCAAGGCTTTAAGGTGACTGATGCCGAATTTCGCTGGATTCCTAGTAATAGTGTAGAAGTTCCCGATCCAGATCGGGTGCGATCGCTTTTCAAGTTAATTGATACTCTAGAAGGCTTGGATGATGTGCAAAATGTCACAGCTAATTTTGATATAGCAGAAGAATTGATGGATATCAGTTTTTCTTAATCAATATTCACATAGCATCATACCCCATAAATATGCTCAGGCGCGATGCCCATAGTGAGTCTTGCCTACGGTACGCTGGCACGACTGAGCGTCATCACCCGTCAGTCTAAAAGATATAGATGATGTGCAAAATATTACATTTAGCCTCTGAGATAGCAGAGGCAACAAGCATCACATATAGCAAAGCATTGAGCGCAAACCCAGTTAATTTAAGGCTTTCAGCAATCAATACTATCCTAACCTACGTGACTACAGTCATATCAAGGTATTTACCTAGATTCGGAGAGAAGGCTCCCGCCATAATCTGTGATTTGGCGGCGAGATGAATCGAGGGCGAAAAACTCAACATTCCACAAGCATAACTGACTGAAAGTCAGTGAGAGAAGGGAAATAGTTGAGTTTTTCGCTTTCTCCATGTTATGATTACGCTATTGAGTTGAGCGTAAAAATGCTGGTATTTGAAGCAAAGCTCGTTGGAACGAATGAGCAGTATGGAAAGCTGGATGAAGCTATCCGTACTGCTCGTTTTGTTCGGAACAGTTGCGTTCGATACTGGATGGACAATAAGGGCATTGGTAAATACGAGTTGAGCGCATATTGCGCTGTACTTGCTGCTAAGGAAGCTGATTTTCCATTCGCTGCAAAGCTTAATTCGATGGCAAGACAGGCTAGCGCTGAAAGGGCGTGGTCTGCAATCGCTCGGTTCTTTGATAACTGTAAAAAAGGTAAACCAGGGAAAAAAGGATTTCCTAAGTTTAAGAAAGAACAAACGCACGGTTCTGTTGAGTACAAAACTTGTGGATGGCGACTTGATGATGACCGCAGGTATATCACTTTTTCTGATGGGTTCAAAGCAGGAACCTTTAAACTTTGGGGAACCCGTGACCTGCATTTCTACCAACTTAAACAGTTCAAAAGAGTGCGGGTTGTGCGTCGTGCTGACGGGTATTATGCCCAGTTTTGCATTGACCAAGAACGAGTAGAGAGGCGAGAACCAACGGGTAAAACCATTGGTATTGATGTTGGTTTGAACCACTTCTACACCGATAGTAACGGGGAGACAGTCGCCAATCCCAGACATCTTCGTAAAAGTGAAAAGGTGATTTCCGTCAATAAATCTACCATCGCTGTTGGTTTCGACTTCGCTCAACCAACTAAGGGATAGAGAGTTGAGCGAACTCGAAATTCATCAACCTGGGTATATTCTTTGTCAGAAATCACCAAAGTCTTTGAGGCGACTGCAACGCCGGATGTCTAAGACTAAAAAAGGTTCTCAAAATAGAGTCAAGTTCAGGAATAAACTTGCGCGTCTTCACCTCAAAGTAAGTCGCCAGCGTAAAGACTTTGCTGTAAAGACAGCAAGGTGCGTGGTGAGGTCTAGCGACCTCGTGGCGTATGAAGATTTGATGGTGCGGAATATGGTTAAGAATCATCGATTGGCTAAGTCGATTAGTGACGCTTCCTGGTCGCTGTTTCGTGAATGGGTTGAGTATTTCGGTAAAGTTTTTGGTGTGGTAACTGTTGCAGTTCCACCCCACTACACTTCGCAGAATTGCTCGAATTGTGGTCAAGTCGTCAAAAAGACTCTTAGCACTAGAACTCATATTTGTCCTCATTGTGGACATACTCAAGACCGGGACCAGAACGCGGCGCGGAACATATTAGAAAAAGGATTGAGTACGGCGGGTCACGTCGGAACTAACGCCTCTGGAGAGACCGATCAATACTTGAGTGAGGCAACTCATAAAAGCAAATCAACTCGTGGAAAGAGGAAACCCAAAGAGCGATCTTTGGAATCCCCCGCTGTATCAGGTACTCCTGATTAGCGGTGGGAGGATGTCAATTAAAGTCATCTATCTGAGAATAGAGATAATTTAAAAATCACACGTAAGATTCACATAAATTACAAACTAATGACATACCGCTAGTAGATAGTTAGGCAATTGATTATTTGACGAGGAGTTTCAAATGAATAAGTTCGCTAAAGCCTTACTTTTGGCTTTAATGTTAGCTGCACCTGTAGCTGTTTCTGCATCCACTGTTCAAGCTAAAACTACTTCTAGCGCGAATACAACTTACGCAACTGCTAAAGTTGCCAAATCCAAGACTGCAAAACGGCACAAACACTACCGCCATCACAGCAAAGCTATTAGAAGTAAGTCTGTAGTTAAACAATCTGCACTTAAAAAACACGTTACTCCAACAGGTACAACTACCCCAGGTGCAACTACCCCACCCGCAGCTACACCAACCAACCCAAATAACTAATTCTGAACTTACGCATTGAAAATCTCAAACCTCGATTCTTTTTCAAAAGGGGAATATTAAAAATATTCTTAAAAAGGGGTTTGGGGGATCTATTATGCGTAAATTATAATTATTATTCATGAAAGTAAATAGCTGTTTATCGACTCATATTTCGCAAAGCCGCCAGACGTTTACTTGATATTTGATTAATAATAAGACGACGCAGACTATAAACCTTGATTCATGAGTATTTGACTACTCAGATATGATTTATATAGTTGCTACTAACTTTAATATTTTTTAGTAGTTATATAGCAAGTTTATTTTCTACTACTTTCTAAATACATACCATACAATTTAGACCTACTGCGGATCGCAGCAGGTTTTTTTATTTGGTAGATTTCTCTAAAATAGAAAATTATGCTTATTTCATCCAAAAATTAATCCTAGATAATTGCCGAAAGGCTTCAGCTATTTTTCTCTGTAGAGTAATAAATATTCATGTCTTTTTTAGATGCTAATATCGGCAAAAATATCCACAAAAACTTCATATAAATAACAAGAGAATGACATCTGTCTTTGTCATATTTAATTCATGGGTTCACTACACAAATGGAATCAAGGAAATCACATGAATAAGTTTGCTAAAGGTTTAGTTCTAGCTCTAGTACTTGCTACTCCCATAGCCATTGCTGCACCAATGTTTCAAGCTGCACCAGCTTCAGCGGCTGTTAAGCATAAGCATCATACATATCATCACAAAGGTATTAAGAAACATCACATCAAAACACATCACTAATAATCTCCTGCTGTCAAACACAGCATATTTAATGATTAGTTACACTTACTAGCGATAGTTGGTAGTAGCTCCGCAACAAAATTTATACTTTATTTATCTGAAAATAAGTAAAGCTGTGTTACCTCGCTGTTGTCCTCAGTCATCGGCGGGGTTTTTCAATGTTTGCTTGCTCTAAAGGGTGCGATCGCGTCAAAATAAGAGTTAAAGACGCTGTAACTTAACTTAACAATGGCCACGCAGTTTGAGCAAATTTCCCCTCAACTAACACCGCCAGACTTGCGGGGATATGAATATGACTTGGTAATTGTCGGGGGTGGGATTATTGGGTTAACTCTAGCCTCTGCTTTAAAAGATTCTGGCTTGAATATCTTGCTGATTGAAGCAAAAGTGGCTTCAATGGCGGTAGCCAAGGGACAAGCCTATGCAGTTCATCAGCTTTCGGCGCTAATTTACCAAGGAATTGGAGTTTGGGACAAGATATTGCCTCAAATCGCCAAATATTGCCGAGTTCGTCTTTCTGATGCCGATTATCCCAATGTGGTGGAATTTACCACAGATGATATAGATACAGCAGAGTTGGGTTATGTGGCAGAACACCAAGCGCTGTTGCAGCCTTTGCAGGAATTTGTCCAAGATTGTCCAAATGTGACTTATTTATGTCCGGCTGAAGTGGTGAATGCGGATTATCAGCAGGATATAGTCGCGATCGATATAAAGGTTGCCGATCGCTTACAGACAGTTCGCAGCAAATTACTGATAGCAGCAGATGGGGCGCGATCGCCAATTCGTCAAGCTGCGGGAATCAAAACCTCTGGCTGGAAATATTGGCAGTCTTGCATCGTGGCATTTGTCAAACCAGAAAAACCGCACAATAACACCGCTTACGAAAGATTTTGGTCTAGCGGGCCATTTGCAATTTTACCTTTACCGGGGAACCGTTGCCGCATTGTGTGGACAGCCCCCCACGAAGAAGCAAAAGCTTTATGTGCCCTAGATGATGAGCAATTTTTGGCAGAACTTACGCGTCGTTATGGCGATCAGATGGGAAAATTGGAATTACTAGGCGATCGCTTTGTCTTTCAGGTACAACTCATGCAAAGCGATCGCTATGTTCTCCCCCGACTAGCATTAATTGGTGATGCGGCGCATAATTGCCATCCAGTGGGCGGACAAGGTTTAAATCTGGGGATTCGAGATGCAGCAGCTTTGGCGCAAGTTCTCCAAACAGCGCACCAAGCGGGTAAAGATATTGGTGATATTCAGATTCTCAAAGGTTATGAACGCTGGCGCAAGCTAGAGAATTTAACTATTTTAGGTTTCACCGACTTATTAGATCGGATGTTTTCTAATAACTTCTTACCTATAGTAGTGGTTCGTCGCTTGGGTTTATGGTTTTTACAGCGAGTCCCTGTATTAAAGGTGTTTATGCTGAAGTTGATGATTGGCTTGAAAGGACGAACTCCAGAATTGGCAAAACGCTAGATGACAGCAGCTTGAAAAATCTGGTTTGGGGTGAGATTCAATTCGGGAAAGGTTTGGGAGATAATAATCGCATTATCTCGAAACTTACTTATCTGATATTCCCCATCAACCAAGTTACAAACGGTGATTGTCGGTTGTTTGGGATTGCCGATCAAATTACGTCCACCCAAGGCGGCATAATCGACAATCCAGTATTCTGGGATACCCATCTCTTCATAGTCAGCGTATTTTAAATAGTAATCGTCCCGCCAGTTAGTTGATACAACCTCTATAGCCAAAGGGATCGATGCACCCAAACTTACGATAGATTGTTTTTGCCATAATTTTTCGTTTGCCAGATTTGCACGATTTAGCACCAACACATCTGGGAGATAACCAGAATCTTTTTCAGGAGGTCTAACTATAGCTTGGCTGGGCATGAAGTAGGGGAGGTCTAATCGGTCAAATTCAACTGTTACTTTTCTTGCTAAAAAACCCTTTACTTCTTCGTGTTCCCCTACTGGTTGTGCCATCTCAACAATTTCTCCTTTATGTAGTTCATAGCGAACTCGTCGATTTTCGGGTAGCCAATCGACGAATTCCTCAAAGGTTACTAACTTAGGTATGGCTTGAGTCATAGATGATAGAGAATTACTGAATCATAGAAATATTATCTCTAATTCAGCGATCGCATTGCTTGCAAATTAGCCTAACCTTTTACGGTGCGATCGCTGTAGCTGAAAATAAACGCTCACGAATTGGCTGCCCAAATAATGGAGAAATTGCTATAGCAAGTTTTGGGTGATGCGTTACGCTTCGCTAACGCATCCTACAAGATTGGGCGATCGCACCATACAGAATCTTTAGCCAATCGCAATGCAATTATTATGCTTCCACGAGGGTACACTACCAGCAACAAGTTTGCTTGACTTAGGAAGCTATGTAGTTATGGATTTGTCGAAGCTGAGTTGGATTAAGAATGTTAAACATAAAGGTAATGATAAAGCCTGGGCTTACGAAACGTCGGTTATGCAAATTCCAGAAGCCAGGATATTTTGTCTTAACTGGCGCGATCCCAAAGACAACACCAATGCTGAAAAGCCTCTTAAAGATGACTTAATGCTTCTACTTCAAAAAGCCAAAGTCACTCATCTGGTCGAATTTGTTGATAATAAAGTGTACGAAAATAATTCTAGTGAGTGGGGTATATACAGGGTTGTAAAAGCTTTGTGGATGCCACCTGAAAATTCTGACTGGGAGAAATTGCCACACCAGAAAGATTTCTTTGGCTTCGATTATGTTGTAGGTGATGGTGCTGCCCATAATTTAGCCGAAGAGAATAAGATGCACCAATTTCACCAGTACTGGGATAAGCAAGGTGGACTAAAAGCATTTCAGAATCAATTAGACTTACAGAAATATCTTCGACTTTAGAGAGCTATCGCCAATCTTGTAGGATGCGTTAGCGCCAGCGTAACGCATCCCCCATGTAATTAATCAACATGTTTATTGTTTATCAACCGGATTTGGGCAAACTAATCAACAAATCCAAATTGCATCATTCAATGACCAACTACCGCAGAATCAGGATTGAGAGCGGCACTTACTTCTTTACCCAGGTAACACATCAAAGACAACCGTGGCTTTGCACCGATGTTGCACGTCTTTTGCTGCGCTCGGCATTTCTCAAGGTTCGTGAAAAATATCCGTTTGCGATCGATGCCATTGTGTTGTTACCTGATCACATCCACTGCATCTGGACTCTACCACCTAATGATAGTGATTATGCAACTCGTTGGCGATTGATTAAAAGCGATGTCACCAAGCAAGGAGCATCTGGTCTACGGTTGCAGGCAAACCGGAGTGAATCACGGCACAAACGCAGAGAGAGCAATCTTTGGCAGCGACGATTTTGGGAACATTGGATTCGAGATGATGTTGATTTTGCGCGGCATTGTGATTATATCCATTACAATCCAGTACAACATGGGTTATGTCAGCGAGCAATGGATTGGAAGTATTCAAGTTTTCACCGATATTTAGCACAGGGTATTTATTCGGTTGATTGGGGAATGAAGGAGGAATTGATGCCCTTATTAGAGGTTTGGGATCGGTGAGTTGAGGGTTTTGGGTGATGCGTTACGCTTCGCTAACGCATCCTACGAGATCGGGCGAGCGCACTTCACCGTTATGCTGTCTAATATTTTTGGGAATACTATCTGGTAGGTAAATACAAATCTCAAGGTAGGAAGTGTGAAGTATAAAAAGCTACTCAGATAAAGATGAAGCGGAATTCTTGTACAACTAAGGTAATATAAGCGCTAGAATGGGCATGTTTGAAGATGCTCTGTCTCTTTACGATCGAGCTATCACTATTGATGATGGCAACCCAATTTACTACAACAATCGTGCTGCTGCGCTTAAGAGGCTCGGTAGGCTTCAAGAAGCGATAAAGCAATATGAAGAAATCATCCTACGAGATCGGGCGATCGCTGCTCTTGTAGATTGGATTGAGATAAAGTAGCACAATCCCGCAGGGTAGCCCAACATTATTTTTTATGGATTTCAATCCCATAGCCTTTGAATGGGATAACCATCAAACTTGACATCTTTGCTAATCACAACAAGAGAGTGATTTATGGCTTGAACAATTAACATTCTATCAAATGGATCGCGATGATTTGATGGAAAATTTAGCTTTGAATATAACTCAATATCCTTATCTATAATAGGCAAGATTTGAATATTTATATATTGTAATTCTTTAAATAAATCTTCAATTGAACGATGAATTTTTAACTTGCCTATATTAATTTTAATAGCAATTTCCCAAAGGCTAACAATACTGAAATACAAGTTGTCTTTTGTATCAATAATATCCTTAACTTTAATTGCTAGGTTGGGATCGCCTAGTAAATACCACAGCAAAGTATGAGTATCCAAAAGAAATTTCATAATTACATATATTCTGCTAAATCTTCTAATGGTTCATCGAAATCATCTGACATAATGATTTTATTTGCCCAACTACCATAACCACGAACAGTTTCTATCTTTTCCTGAGATTGTTGATTATGTTGATTATGTGGATACTTTTCTCGCAAATATTCTGCATAATGCAATAGTTCTGTCTTGAGAGATTCCGGCAGACTAATAAAGACTTTCCATAAAGCTAGCTCAGTATTCATAACTTTTATTTTCTCAAGATCAAGCACGAGTATCTAAAGCTTACCTCGAAACACAAGATTACGTTGAACTCACCAGTCAGTCTTGGCAAGGGCTGCCCGCATCTACTATGACTTGCGCCATCAAGGGCTTACCGTTCGCAATCCAATCGATTGCTGTATTGCTCAAGTGGCATAAGAATTATATACCAAAGATAGATGTAATAGCATTTAATATGTGCTAATTACTCAATATTGCTAACTGTGGGATTGAAAATTAAGATTTTTGTACATAAAATTAAAAATCTAAAATTAAAAATTGGTAATACTGATGGCTAGGAGTGTTAAAGTTTCAGGAAATTCATCGGAAATTTTCAGCGAGTATTCATGCTGAAGAAACTACAGAAAAAGCAAATTTCGATCATTGCAGGTGCGGCACTGTTTGCCTTTTTAGCTGGGGCGATGGTATCAGCACCTCAGATTGGTAAAACTGTTGGGCAATGGCTCAAAGTGGGTAAGAATCAGACACAGCAAACATCTGATGCTAGCATTGCCCAATCAGCCGTCTTTCCACTGATATCACAATCTCTGCCAGAACGGGCGGCAAAACTAGCAGCGATCGCCGGACAGTCGCCTTCGCCAGACCGAAATCGCGCTCGTTATCTTTTGGCGAGTGATTACATTGAAAGAACCCAAGGGCAAAAAGCGCTGGCTTTACTCCAAGGATTGGAGAAAGACTATCCTATCCTCGCGCCCTACATTTTGCTGAAACAGGCCCAGGCACAGGATATCCTGGGCGCAGACGGCAAAGCCTCGGATCTCAGACAAAGTGTGCTGAAACAGTATCCTAAAGAAGCCGCTTCGGTAAAAGCACTATATCTAATTGCCCAACCGAAGCAACAAGAAATAGCGATCGCTCAATTTCCTTCTAATCCTCTAACTTGGGAAATTATTCGCAAACGCTTGCAAGAAAATCCCAATCAGCCAAAATTACAATTGATTTTGGCAACTTATGCTTACGATCAACCAGGCATAGTGGGCGTTTTGGATCGGCTAGTAAAACAGCCTACCCTCAAACCCGAAGACTGGGAACTCATTGGTACCAGCTATTGGGAAAATAGTCAATTTCCGAAAGCGGCGAATGCTTATGCCAAAGCACCCAAAACATCGCGCAACCTCTACCGGACTGCACGAGGGTTACAAGTAGGAGGCAAAGATAAAGAAACAGCGATCGCTACCTATAAACAATTAGTGCAGCAATTTCCCAATACCGAGGAAACTGGGACTGCACTACTGCGATTAGCAGAAACCGCAAAGACAGGTAAAGATGGCTTACCTTATCTCGATCGGGTAATTAGTAAGTTTCCTAAACAAGCTGGGACTGCACTGGTACAAAAAGCCAAAATTCTCGAAACCCTCAAGGATCAAAAGTCAGCTAGCGCGGCGTGGCAATTACTCATAGCCAAGTACGGCAATTCTGATGAAGCTGCAGAATATCGTTGGAAAATCGCCCAAGATAAAGCCAAAGCCAAAGATTACGTCGGTGCTTGGCAATGGGCAGAGCCAATTGTCACCAATAATCCCAACAGTATTTTAGCTCCCAGAGCCGGCTTTTGGGTCGGTAAATGGGCAGCTTCACTAGGCAAACAGCAGGAATCTCAAACTGCTTATAATTATGTAATTAGTCAGTTTCCCTACTCTTACTATGCATGGCGAGCAGCCAATATGCAGGGGCTAAATGTCGGCAACTTCGACAACGTGCGCGTCATGAACCCAGAAGTAATCGCACCCCAGCGTTCATTACCACCGGCTGGTTCTGAGACTTTCAAAGAATTATATTTGTTGGGTCAAGACCGCGATGCCTGGTTACAATGGGAAACGGAATTTCAGAATAAAATTCAGCCAACGGTAGCAGAGCAATTTACTGAAGGGTTGATGCGACAGGCGAAGGGTGAAAATCTCATCGGAATTGACAAAATTTCTAAATTAGAAGATCGGGAAATACCAGCAGAACTTGCCCAATATCAAACTCTGAGCAAACAGATCGCCTACTGGCAAGCCCGTTACCCATTTCCCTATCTCCGAGAGACTGAAAAATGGTCTATTGAGCGTAAACTCAATCCTTTGCTAGTCACTGCTCTAATGCGTCAAGAGTCACGGTTTGAGCCAAAAATCAAATCCGTCGCTGATGCTACTGGCTTAATGCAGTTGTTGCCCAGTACAGCTAAATGGATCGCCCCACAAATTAAGGTGGATATCAAAACAATAAACCTGGAAAATCCCAACGATAATATTATGCTGGGTACTTGGTATTTGGATCATACCCATCAGCAATATAACAATAACTCGCTGTTAGCGATCGCCAGTTACAATGCGGGCCCCGGTAATGTCTCCAAATGGCTGCAAACTCTAACTACACAAGATCCAGATGAGTTTGTTGAACAAATTCCCTTTGATGAAACCAAAAATTATGTGCGTCAGGTATTTGGCAACTATTGGAATTATTTGAGACTTTACAACCCTGAAATTTCTGGAGTCGTAGCAAAGTACTCTACTACACATCCAAAATTACCGGCGCAGTGATTTTACCTAATCAGATAAGCAAGTAGGGAGCAGGGAAAACACATATACAATTTTTTTTACATGAATTCGATGAACCTCTCCCTGCCTGGAATTTTTGTTCAATTTAGTCCCTCTCTAACTCGGAGAGAGACTGATTTTGCGTAGTAAAAACGACTAATCATGTGGATACCATCTAATCTTTCGAACTCACGGATAGTTAAGTAGAGCGATCGCCTATTTCACTGCCAACAGCTTGAGTTGAGTGCGATTTAAGTATTAATATATCTTAAATAATATTAAATATTACTTTTTTCGCACCATCCTTAATTTTTGTGCCCAATGGAGTTAGCTTCAAAAGAATTTAAGTCAGAACTGATATTAGAAGTCCAAGCCTGCCTGCAATTGGCAGTTCCTCTGGTAATTACTCAAATATTAGAAGCGGGCATTCCTTTATTGGATGGGGTGATGATGGGCTTACTTAACAGCCAAGCCTTAGCTGCGGGTGCTTTAGGTGCTGTTACCTTTTCTACCCTAGCTTCCGTTTGTCGTTCTATTCTTTCAGCCGTAGGTGTGAGTGTCGCAAATGCTTTTGGTGGAGGCAAAATAGACCAAGTTAGCCGTGCTACCGGTCAAGGAATTTGGTTAGCTGTGACGATGTGCTTACCTGTGATGTTTATCATTTGGCACTTTGACTATATCCTGCTGCTGACTGGTCAAGAAGAAAGCAATGTGTTATTAGCTCAAACCTATTTGCGGTCTATTGTTTGGAGTTTTCCTGCTGCGCTCGGTTTTTGTATCTTAAAAGAAGTTAGCTCTGCTCTCAATCGCCCCCAATTCCTAGCAGTAATTACGGTATCTGGACTATTACTGAATGCAGTTGCTAATTACGTGCTAATGTTCGGTAAATTTGGTTTCCCAGCCCTTGGTTTAGCGGGTATTGGTTGGGGAAGCACACTCATTTTTTGGCTGAATTTTATTGCCGCCGTCAGTTGGGTTTGCTTGGACGACTACTTTAAAGACTACCAACTTCATCGGGCTTTGCATCAGTTCGATAAAGATATGTTTGTAGATATCTTCCAAACTGGATGGTTCTTGGGGTTGCAGTATGGAGCCGAAATTGGAGTATTCACCGCCACTGCTTTAATGATGGGGTGGTTTGGGACAGAGACGTTAGCAGCCCATGAAATTACCGTTGAGACAGAAAGTTTCGTCGAAACGGTGTCTATAGGTATTTCCTATGCCATCACAATGAGAGTAGGACAGCTGAGGGGACAAAACGATCTCAAAGGTGCAAGCATAGCTGGATTTGTCTGCATTGCCCTTGTTACTCCCATTGTTACCATTGTGGGATTAATTTTTTTGCTGTTTCCCAACTATATTGTGGCAATGTATTTGGACACCAGTAATTTGGATAATGTCGAGATAGTTAAAACGGCAACTTCTTTCCTAGCTGTGGGGGCATTAGTCCAAATATTTTATAGTATTCAGACTATTGCTGCTGGTGCATTAATCGGGTTGAAGGATACCAAAATACCAGTGTTGATCGCCATGTTCGCTTACTGGGGTGTAGGTCTAGGTGGTGGCTATCTGATGACATTCACTCTTGGTTGGGGTGCTATAGGTTTATGGTTGGGTTTAGCATTAGGGCTACTTATGGGCGCAGTGCTTTTAACTTGGCGTTTTTATCTTTTGACTTCCGATATAGCATCAAAGTCCTGCTCAGAGACGTAAAGTTTTACGTCTCTACATCCAGATTAATATCGCGATCCAACAAGGCAAATTAGTCTATCTAAAATAACTTAAAATTAGAAAAACTAAAGAATTGAAGACATAGAGACTTTTAATTATGCTGACTCCTGAAGATATAGAAAAATTTATTAACAATGCACCAAAAAGTGAAGTTCGTCAGAGTGGAATTGATGGTTACGGGCTTTTTGCTAAGGAGTTGATATTAGAAGCAGAGCAAATAATAGACTTTAGCTTTCCTCATTTTTACCAAGAAGTTAGATATGCCGATCAAACCGATGAATTTCTGAGGGAGGGTAAATTTATTGGAATTAGTGAGGAAATTTGTTTAACGGCTGAGGGTTCAACTAAGTTCGCGGCAGTCAATCATTCTCGAAATCCCAATGCTGTGGTTGACCTTGAAAAACGCCAAGTATTTGCTTTGAGAGATATTCAACCTAATGAGG
Protein-coding sequences here:
- a CDS encoding YebC/PmpR family DNA-binding transcriptional regulator produces the protein MAGHSKWANIKRQKAVVDAKKGKTFTQLSWAIIVAARSGVPDPALNFQLRTAIDKAKAASIPNDNIERAIAKGAGTFGGDNAIFESIRYEGYGPSGVAILIEALTDNRNRTAADLRVAFSKNGGNLGETGCVSWMFDQKGVCLVQGAIDEERLLEASLEGNAESYEMTEDNMAEVFTDIGNLETLSQTLKNQGFKVTDAEFRWIPSNSVEVPDPDRVRSLFKLIDTLEGLDDVQNVTANFDIAEELMDISFS
- a CDS encoding FAD-dependent hydroxylase — protein: MATQFEQISPQLTPPDLRGYEYDLVIVGGGIIGLTLASALKDSGLNILLIEAKVASMAVAKGQAYAVHQLSALIYQGIGVWDKILPQIAKYCRVRLSDADYPNVVEFTTDDIDTAELGYVAEHQALLQPLQEFVQDCPNVTYLCPAEVVNADYQQDIVAIDIKVADRLQTVRSKLLIAADGARSPIRQAAGIKTSGWKYWQSCIVAFVKPEKPHNNTAYERFWSSGPFAILPLPGNRCRIVWTAPHEEAKALCALDDEQFLAELTRRYGDQMGKLELLGDRFVFQVQLMQSDRYVLPRLALIGDAAHNCHPVGGQGLNLGIRDAAALAQVLQTAHQAGKDIGDIQILKGYERWRKLENLTILGFTDLLDRMFSNNFLPIVVVRRLGLWFLQRVPVLKVFMLKLMIGLKGRTPELAKR
- a CDS encoding Uma2 family endonuclease encodes the protein MTQAIPKLVTFEEFVDWLPENRRVRYELHKGEIVEMAQPVGEHEEVKGFLARKVTVEFDRLDLPYFMPSQAIVRPPEKDSGYLPDVLVLNRANLANEKLWQKQSIVSLGASIPLAIEVVSTNWRDDYYLKYADYEEMGIPEYWIVDYAALGGRNLIGNPKQPTITVCNLVDGEYQISKFRDNAIIISQTFPELNLTPNQIFQAAVI
- a CDS encoding REP-associated tyrosine transposase produces the protein MTNYRRIRIESGTYFFTQVTHQRQPWLCTDVARLLLRSAFLKVREKYPFAIDAIVLLPDHIHCIWTLPPNDSDYATRWRLIKSDVTKQGASGLRLQANRSESRHKRRESNLWQRRFWEHWIRDDVDFARHCDYIHYNPVQHGLCQRAMDWKYSSFHRYLAQGIYSVDWGMKEELMPLLEVWDR
- a CDS encoding tetratricopeptide repeat protein; this translates as MSARMGMFEDALSLYDRAITIDDGNPIYYNNRAAALKRLGRLQEAIKQYEEIILRDRAIAALVDWIEIK
- a CDS encoding type II toxin-antitoxin system VapC family toxin, which translates into the protein MKFLLDTHTLLWYLLGDPNLAIKVKDIIDTKDNLYFSIVSLWEIAIKINIGKLKIHRSIEDLFKELQYINIQILPIIDKDIELYSKLNFPSNHRDPFDRMLIVQAINHSLVVISKDVKFDGYPIQRLWD
- the vapB gene encoding type II toxin-antitoxin system VapB family antitoxin, with the protein product MNTELALWKVFISLPESLKTELLHYAEYLREKYPHNQHNQQSQEKIETVRGYGSWANKIIMSDDFDEPLEDLAEYM